The Blastocatellia bacterium genome has a window encoding:
- a CDS encoding DinB family protein has protein sequence MRDFCQLIFAFTLLLVGSVAIGLAQDKTAPATQPMPEKKVVPEPSQVGGFRAEYLRQIDDVQAKVVKLADAVSADKYTWRPAEGVRSISEVYMHLAAANFFILRALGIAPPEGTMPGREMEKVTDKNKVLDTLKASFDHVRKSVMKMSDADMDKAVKLFGRDSTHREALMILLNHMHEHLGQSIAYARMNKVTPPWSEGR, from the coding sequence ATGAGAGATTTTTGCCAACTGATCTTTGCCTTCACTCTACTGCTCGTTGGCAGCGTCGCCATCGGATTAGCTCAGGATAAAACAGCGCCGGCCACGCAGCCGATGCCTGAGAAAAAAGTTGTGCCAGAACCATCCCAGGTCGGCGGATTCCGCGCTGAATACCTGCGGCAAATTGACGACGTCCAAGCGAAAGTTGTCAAGCTTGCTGATGCTGTGTCAGCCGATAAATACACATGGCGTCCGGCAGAGGGGGTGCGCTCTATTAGCGAGGTGTATATGCATCTGGCAGCCGCCAATTTCTTCATCCTGCGCGCGCTCGGCATTGCGCCGCCGGAAGGAACCATGCCGGGCCGCGAGATGGAAAAGGTGACCGATAAGAATAAAGTGCTCGACACGCTGAAGGCCTCGTTCGATCATGTGCGCAAATCGGTCATGAAGATGTCTGACGCCGATATGGACAAAGCAGTCAAGCTGTTTGGCCGCGATAGCACCCATCGTGAGGCGCTGATGATTCTGCTCAACCACATGCACGAGCATCTGGGACAATCCATCGCCTACGCCCGCATGAACAAAGTGACGCCGCCCTGGTCAGAAGGACGTTAA
- a CDS encoding zinc metalloprotease HtpX has translation MGNNLKTALLLGLMTGLFILGGDLIAGQEGMVAALVMAAMMNLGAYFFSDKLALAAYRAQPVSERQLPEVYAIMRGLVERNRLIMPRIYLIPSQSPNAFATGRSPQNAVVAVTQGLLQMLDRDELEGVLAHELAHVQNRDILIQSIAATVAGALTMLARMFYFTGGRRGGSRSALGPLGGMLFLLLAPLAAMLVQMAISRAREFEADATGARLAGSPYGLARALEKLERGATQIPMHNANPATAHMMIVSPLRGDGLMSLFRTHPPTRDRIERLIGHAPQSMWE, from the coding sequence ATGGGGAATAATTTGAAAACGGCGCTGCTGCTGGGATTGATGACAGGCTTGTTCATTCTCGGCGGCGATCTGATTGCTGGTCAGGAGGGCATGGTGGCAGCGTTGGTCATGGCTGCCATGATGAATCTGGGCGCATACTTTTTCTCTGATAAACTTGCGTTGGCGGCTTATCGCGCGCAGCCGGTCAGCGAGCGGCAGTTGCCCGAAGTGTACGCCATCATGAGAGGGTTGGTCGAGCGAAACAGGTTGATCATGCCGCGAATTTACCTGATTCCGAGCCAGTCGCCCAATGCTTTTGCCACCGGACGCAGCCCGCAGAACGCGGTGGTGGCCGTCACGCAGGGCTTGTTACAGATGCTGGACCGAGACGAATTGGAGGGCGTCTTAGCTCACGAGCTGGCACACGTGCAGAATCGTGACATCCTGATTCAATCCATTGCAGCCACCGTTGCCGGGGCGTTGACGATGTTAGCCCGTATGTTTTACTTCACGGGTGGCCGACGCGGTGGCAGTCGCAGCGCGCTGGGTCCACTGGGCGGCATGCTGTTTTTGTTGCTGGCCCCGCTGGCAGCGATGCTGGTGCAAATGGCCATTTCGCGGGCGCGCGAGTTTGAGGCTGACGCTACTGGCGCGCGATTGGCCGGCAGTCCCTACGGGCTGGCTCGGGCGCTGGAAAAGCTGGAGCGTGGGGCAACACAAATTCCTATGCACAACGCCAATCCCGCCACAGCGCACATGATGATTGTCAGCCCATTGCGCGGCGATGGCCTGATGTCGCTGTTTCGCACACATCCTCCCACACGTGATCGTATCGAGCGACTGATCGGTCATGCGCCCCAATCAATGTGGGAGTAA
- a CDS encoding nucleotide exchange factor GrpE, producing the protein MEPTNPTNGRERSSINGDAGDDKPRVVDKRRFRRLLDEDVPTGELLPEPPRYPSYVEELQSKLQAGEARLLEYAEQMRQARQQMDAELEAIRERLRRNMQEQVEQSKSQFVGPMLDVLDNLKRAIEAAEATRNFDALLDGLKVTAAMFERHLQAFGVVLIGSPGEPFDPRFHEAVESVAVEPERDGQIVEVIQPGYRLGDAVLIRPARVRVGQCSHTE; encoded by the coding sequence ATGGAACCAACCAATCCAACGAATGGACGTGAACGATCGAGCATCAACGGAGACGCCGGAGATGACAAACCACGAGTGGTAGATAAGCGTCGTTTCCGGCGATTGCTTGACGAGGATGTACCGACGGGCGAGCTGTTGCCGGAACCGCCGCGGTACCCGTCATACGTTGAAGAACTCCAGAGCAAGTTGCAGGCCGGCGAAGCGCGGCTACTGGAATACGCCGAACAGATGCGGCAGGCGCGTCAGCAAATGGATGCCGAACTGGAGGCCATTCGAGAGCGGTTGCGCCGCAACATGCAAGAGCAAGTGGAGCAAAGCAAGAGCCAGTTTGTCGGGCCGATGCTGGATGTGTTGGACAATCTCAAGCGGGCCATTGAAGCGGCTGAAGCGACGCGCAATTTTGACGCTCTGTTGGATGGCTTGAAAGTTACCGCGGCGATGTTTGAGCGGCACCTGCAAGCCTTCGGCGTCGTGTTGATCGGCTCTCCCGGCGAGCCATTCGATCCACGGTTTCACGAAGCCGTTGAATCGGTGGCGGTCGAGCCGGAACGCGACGGACAGATCGTCGAGGTGATACAGCCAGGCTATCGGCTCGGCGATGCCGTGCTCATCCGTCCGGCGCGCGTGCGTGTCGGGCAGTGCAGCCACACAGAGTGA
- a CDS encoding ATP-dependent Clp protease ATP-binding subunit — translation MIDLGPYQFSESGKRVMQRAMEESRQHDHNFIGPEHIFMALIEVERSLFNEVMQSLNLDPEVVIRALHQALQLPKQYTGRGMRMHPSGQSVLRIAYDRARQRGRKEVDAADLFVGLFQSRQGAPVDLLRQLGADPELVLKKIMTRVNTREETEERYKRRYELPPYLKHFGISFNRLARQDKIPPMIGRQRELRQIIEILCHRERANSPMLVGEPGVGKTAVVEGLARMIEFESDKLPPRLRNIHLVGLQMSGVVAGTMLRGMFEERLHGIINEVKERENIVLFIDEAHTIIGAGAALGVSNDAANIFKSSLARGEIRIIGATTMNEYKEYIAEDEALARRFRLVKIEEPTLDETRQILMGVKPRLERNYSVTISNEAIDTALEMAPRYIRNLHLPDKVIGWLDTASVKVEISQGDLALVRPEHVIEVISQDARIPRDMIFRDVTERFKDMEQALARRVVGQTEAINAVARRLRLNKGPLKENYYRPDGVLLFLGPTGVGKTELAKAVAEFMFGDEQKMIRIDCSEYQDGTIGVEKLIGMPRGIVGSERGGLLTEKLRDNPFTVLLLDEIEKASTYLLNIFLQAFDEGWITDGRGKRVYLSDAIVIMTSNLGSEKYKRHLKPLGFAPQDQAEQAAIKREILKSAEERFSPEFRNRLDEIVVFSPLTRDEVRQIAQMYLGSIEQKMRRFDKSLTVTEAGLDQIVNLGYSEAFGARYLKRTIDERVKLPITLMWKEHRAFTVDAQGGELVVLPGEPAWETTPALGSDLLGNR, via the coding sequence ATGATTGACCTTGGACCTTATCAATTTTCTGAAAGTGGCAAGCGGGTGATGCAACGCGCGATGGAAGAATCGCGCCAGCACGACCATAATTTCATCGGGCCTGAACATATTTTTATGGCTCTGATTGAAGTCGAACGGAGCCTGTTCAACGAGGTGATGCAGAGCCTGAATCTAGACCCCGAAGTGGTCATTCGCGCGCTGCATCAAGCGCTTCAACTACCCAAGCAATATACCGGGCGCGGCATGCGGATGCATCCATCAGGCCAGTCGGTCTTGCGCATCGCCTACGATCGAGCTCGTCAACGAGGCCGCAAAGAAGTTGACGCGGCTGATTTGTTCGTCGGGTTGTTCCAAAGTCGCCAGGGCGCGCCGGTAGACCTACTGCGGCAGTTGGGCGCTGATCCAGAACTGGTGCTGAAGAAAATCATGACGCGGGTTAATACCCGTGAAGAAACTGAAGAACGTTACAAGCGACGTTATGAGTTGCCGCCATATCTCAAACACTTCGGCATCAGCTTCAATCGGCTGGCGCGACAGGACAAAATCCCGCCGATGATCGGCCGACAACGCGAACTGCGACAGATTATCGAGATTCTCTGCCATCGCGAACGGGCGAACTCGCCGATGCTGGTTGGTGAGCCGGGGGTCGGCAAGACAGCCGTTGTGGAGGGCTTAGCCCGCATGATCGAATTTGAGAGCGACAAACTGCCGCCACGATTGCGTAATATTCACCTGGTCGGGTTGCAGATGTCCGGCGTCGTGGCTGGAACCATGTTGCGGGGCATGTTTGAAGAGCGCCTGCACGGCATCATCAACGAAGTCAAAGAACGCGAGAACATTGTCTTGTTCATTGACGAAGCGCATACCATCATCGGCGCTGGCGCAGCGCTCGGCGTCTCTAACGACGCAGCCAACATCTTTAAGTCAAGTCTGGCGCGCGGTGAAATTCGCATCATCGGCGCAACGACGATGAATGAATACAAAGAATACATTGCCGAAGATGAAGCGTTGGCCCGGCGTTTCCGTCTGGTCAAGATTGAAGAGCCGACGCTGGATGAAACGCGACAGATTCTGATGGGCGTCAAGCCACGATTGGAGCGGAATTACTCGGTGACGATTTCCAATGAAGCGATTGACACGGCGCTGGAAATGGCGCCCCGCTACATCCGCAATCTGCACTTGCCAGACAAAGTGATCGGGTGGCTCGACACGGCGTCGGTCAAGGTGGAGATCAGTCAGGGTGATTTGGCGTTGGTGCGACCGGAACACGTCATTGAGGTCATCTCACAAGACGCCCGCATCCCACGCGATATGATCTTCCGCGATGTGACCGAGCGATTCAAAGACATGGAACAGGCGCTGGCCCGGCGCGTCGTCGGACAAACGGAGGCTATCAACGCGGTGGCCCGACGGCTGCGCCTCAATAAAGGGCCGCTTAAGGAAAATTACTATCGGCCCGATGGCGTGTTGCTGTTTCTCGGTCCGACCGGTGTGGGCAAAACCGAACTGGCCAAAGCGGTCGCCGAATTTATGTTCGGTGATGAACAGAAGATGATCCGCATTGATTGTTCGGAATATCAGGACGGCACGATCGGCGTCGAGAAGCTGATCGGCATGCCGCGTGGCATCGTAGGCAGCGAACGTGGCGGGCTGTTGACCGAGAAACTGCGCGATAATCCGTTCACGGTGCTGCTGCTGGATGAAATTGAAAAAGCCTCCACCTACTTGCTCAACATCTTCCTGCAAGCCTTCGATGAAGGCTGGATCACCGACGGTCGCGGGAAGCGCGTTTATCTATCCGATGCGATCGTCATCATGACATCCAATCTGGGCAGCGAGAAATACAAGCGCCATCTGAAACCGCTGGGATTTGCTCCTCAGGACCAAGCTGAACAGGCGGCGATCAAACGGGAAATCTTGAAGTCAGCCGAAGAGCGGTTCTCGCCGGAGTTTCGCAACCGGCTTGACGAAATCGTTGTCTTCTCACCGCTGACGCGCGATGAGGTTCGGCAGATCGCACAGATGTACCTGGGCAGCATCGAACAAAAAATGCGACGGTTCGACAAATCGTTAACGGTGACCGAAGCCGGTCTGGATCAAATCGTCAACCTCGGTTACTCAGAAGCCTTCGGCGCGCGGTATCTGAAGCGCACGATTGATGAGCGAGTGAAGTTGCCCATCACGCTGATGTGGAAAGAGCACCGAGCATTCACTGTAGACGCTCAAGGGGGTGAGCTGGTCGTTCTGCCTGGCGAACCGGCGTGGGAAACGACGCCGGCGCTTGGCTCCGACTTGCTCGGTAACCGGTGA
- the lysS gene encoding lysine--tRNA ligase, translated as MQRRKNFEAIVELGFDPYPHRFDRSHTITQIVQQYGQYAGAHSTEVLAQFNQTLNAVSVRVAGRMMTKRLMGKAGFAHLSDGDHRLQIYVRRDDVAEREWDLFKRLLDLGDIIGAEGYLFVTKTGELSVHVQQLHFLAKAFLPWPEKWHGLQDVELRHRRRYLDLMVNRSSRQVFIKRAHIIRAIRSFFDERGYVEVETPMLSPLATGAAARPFVTHHNALDIDLYARIAPELYLKRLVVGGFEKVYELNRNFRNEGLSIRHNPEFTMLEWYQAYSSYEDLIELTEELLTHVAHAVNGSLEFVYDGQHISLARPWRRLTLTEAIVQYWPADMPRPTPDQLWDPAQLDALLRATACHADFQASVGQKIAKLFEHVAEPHLIQPTFITEFPTAMSPLAKQSETNPDVTHRFELYIAGMELANAFCELNDHEEQRRRFEEQMQRRQRGDEEAMVMDEDYVRALAYGMPPTAGEGLGIDRLVMLLTDQKSIRDVILFPHMRPEGSPARAGNADDAAG; from the coding sequence ATGCAGCGCCGGAAAAATTTTGAAGCCATCGTGGAGCTTGGTTTTGACCCGTACCCTCACCGATTCGACCGCAGCCACACGATCACGCAGATTGTTCAGCAGTACGGTCAATATGCCGGCGCCCACTCAACCGAGGTATTGGCCCAGTTCAACCAAACGCTCAATGCTGTGAGCGTGCGCGTAGCCGGGCGCATGATGACCAAACGATTGATGGGCAAGGCCGGATTTGCGCATCTTTCTGATGGCGATCACCGCTTACAAATCTACGTGCGCCGCGACGACGTGGCCGAGCGTGAGTGGGATTTGTTCAAGCGCCTGCTCGATCTGGGCGATATTATCGGCGCTGAAGGCTATTTGTTTGTCACCAAAACAGGCGAGCTTTCTGTTCATGTGCAACAGCTTCATTTTCTTGCCAAGGCTTTCCTGCCTTGGCCGGAGAAGTGGCACGGCTTGCAAGATGTTGAATTGCGCCATCGCCGTCGCTATCTGGACTTGATGGTGAATCGCAGCTCGCGCCAAGTGTTCATCAAACGCGCGCACATCATTCGCGCGATCCGCTCGTTCTTTGACGAACGCGGGTACGTGGAAGTTGAAACGCCGATGCTCTCGCCGCTGGCTACAGGCGCGGCAGCTCGACCCTTTGTGACTCATCATAACGCGCTGGATATTGACTTATACGCGCGGATTGCGCCGGAATTGTATCTGAAGCGACTCGTCGTGGGCGGATTTGAAAAGGTCTATGAGCTGAATCGGAATTTCCGCAACGAAGGTCTATCCATCCGTCACAATCCGGAATTCACCATGCTGGAGTGGTATCAAGCCTACAGCAGTTACGAAGACCTGATCGAACTCACGGAAGAGTTGCTGACGCACGTTGCTCACGCAGTCAACGGCTCATTGGAATTTGTATACGACGGCCAACACATCAGTTTGGCGCGGCCGTGGCGACGACTGACGCTGACCGAAGCGATTGTTCAGTATTGGCCTGCCGACATGCCGCGTCCGACGCCGGATCAGTTGTGGGACCCGGCTCAGCTCGACGCGCTCTTACGCGCGACGGCGTGCCATGCTGACTTTCAGGCCAGCGTCGGCCAGAAAATTGCGAAGCTGTTTGAGCACGTGGCCGAGCCGCACTTAATTCAACCGACATTCATCACCGAATTTCCGACCGCGATGAGTCCGCTGGCCAAACAGAGCGAAACTAATCCCGATGTCACCCACCGATTTGAGTTGTATATCGCCGGCATGGAACTGGCCAATGCCTTTTGCGAGTTGAATGATCATGAAGAGCAACGTCGTCGCTTTGAAGAGCAGATGCAGAGACGTCAACGTGGCGACGAAGAAGCTATGGTCATGGATGAGGATTACGTGCGGGCGCTGGCCTATGGAATGCCGCCGACAGCCGGCGAAGGGCTTGGGATTGATCGTTTGGTCATGCTATTGACCGATCAAAAATCCATTCGAGATGTGATCTTGTTTCCCCACATGCGACCGGAAGGATCGCCTGCCAGAGCCGGTAATGCCGACGACGCCGCTGGTTGA
- a CDS encoding tRNA (cytidine(34)-2'-O)-methyltransferase: MPDNPSQITSATAIASSSARLHVALIEPEIHPNTGNIARLCAANDVTLHLVGRLGFRIDDKAVRRAGLDYWPYVDLRRHHSLEEFYAALPQARFYYYTTKATKPYTSVTYQPNDCLVFGSETSGLPRHLLEANWDRALKIPMRSPHVRSLNLATAVAIVLYEALRQIESF; the protein is encoded by the coding sequence ATGCCAGACAATCCAAGTCAGATCACATCGGCAACGGCTATCGCATCATCATCGGCGCGGCTGCACGTGGCGCTTATCGAGCCGGAGATTCACCCCAATACGGGCAACATTGCCCGCTTGTGCGCTGCCAACGATGTCACCTTGCATTTGGTCGGGCGGCTTGGCTTTCGCATTGATGATAAAGCGGTGCGGCGCGCTGGGCTTGATTATTGGCCTTACGTTGACCTGCGTCGGCATCACTCGCTGGAGGAATTTTACGCAGCTTTGCCGCAGGCGCGGTTTTACTACTACACCACCAAAGCGACGAAGCCCTACACGTCGGTCACGTACCAGCCGAACGATTGCCTGGTGTTTGGTAGTGAAACGAGCGGACTGCCACGCCATTTACTCGAAGCAAACTGGGATCGTGCTTTGAAAATTCCTATGCGCTCGCCACACGTGCGAAGCCTCAACCTGGCCACCGCAGTGGCCATCGTGCTGTATGAGGCGCTACGGCAGATCGAGTCGTTTTGA
- a CDS encoding AAA family ATPase, which produces MGNSRPSAYDKGNGLKHEIERLRQMIRLALAHAPMFESLGIAPPRVILLSGPANMSCSLMEQLLTETMPMTFLSTSGPEILSRYFHHEDPYLPKLFEQALQSQPAIIFIDELEHIASRHAFVTTETEKHIAADLLTLLDRLEPHAQVVVIGASAQIEAIDPIFRRHGRFTQSVELPLPDHQMLKEILHIYLRERPLADDVDLERLAELANGFSGMDVEAACQMAATYAVTDYLLANPPAGTPVHITYQHLARAITELCMKKLEEK; this is translated from the coding sequence ATGGGCAATTCGCGGCCATCGGCTTATGACAAAGGAAATGGGTTGAAGCACGAAATCGAGCGCCTCCGGCAGATGATTCGGCTGGCGTTGGCGCACGCGCCGATGTTTGAGTCATTGGGCATCGCTCCACCCCGCGTGATTCTGCTCTCAGGTCCGGCCAACATGAGCTGTTCGCTGATGGAACAACTCTTGACGGAAACGATGCCGATGACGTTTCTCTCGACCAGCGGCCCGGAAATTCTGAGCCGGTATTTCCACCACGAAGACCCTTATTTGCCCAAGCTGTTTGAACAAGCATTGCAAAGTCAACCGGCTATCATTTTCATTGACGAGCTGGAGCACATCGCCTCCAGACATGCGTTTGTAACAACAGAGACGGAGAAACACATTGCAGCGGATTTGCTGACGTTGCTGGATCGCTTGGAGCCGCATGCGCAGGTCGTGGTCATCGGCGCCAGCGCGCAAATTGAAGCGATTGATCCGATATTCCGTCGTCACGGGCGATTCACGCAGTCGGTGGAATTGCCGCTGCCAGACCATCAGATGCTGAAAGAAATTTTGCACATCTATCTGCGGGAGCGGCCGCTGGCCGACGATGTTGACCTGGAGCGATTGGCGGAGCTGGCGAATGGATTCAGCGGGATGGATGTGGAAGCAGCCTGTCAGATGGCGGCCACCTATGCCGTCACCGATTATCTGCTGGCCAACCCGCCGGCGGGCACTCCCGTGCACATCACTTACCAGCATTTGGCGAGAGCCATCACCGAACTGTGTATGAAAAAGCTGGAAGAAAAATGA
- the rsmI gene encoding 16S rRNA (cytidine(1402)-2'-O)-methyltransferase, with amino-acid sequence MAGTLYVVATPIGHLEDITYRAVRILGEVDLIACEDTRQTRKLLTRYQIATPTISYHEHNERQRARYLIEQLEAGRSVALVSDAGTPTIADPGLTLIQQAIAHNIRVVPIPGPSALITALMAAGISAEPFLFIGFLPARQSARRNQLEALRSWPYTLICYEAPHRIRAALKDMLLVWGDRQVVLARELTKLHEEFHRGHLSELAEQFHQRSIKGEIVLVVAGATTAEAPSQRPTTHVQSSIYQRVMELMQANALSLNAAIKQVSQERRLSKKSVYHAYIQQRPQERNDGG; translated from the coding sequence ATGGCGGGAACGCTCTACGTTGTGGCCACGCCGATTGGCCACCTGGAAGACATCACCTACCGGGCTGTGCGCATCCTGGGAGAGGTTGATCTGATTGCGTGTGAAGATACGCGGCAAACCAGAAAGCTGCTGACGCGATACCAAATTGCCACGCCGACGATCAGCTATCACGAACATAATGAGCGGCAGCGCGCTCGCTACCTGATTGAACAACTGGAAGCCGGCAGGAGCGTTGCGCTAGTGAGCGATGCCGGCACGCCGACGATCGCTGATCCCGGCCTTACGTTGATCCAGCAGGCTATCGCCCACAATATTCGCGTTGTGCCGATTCCCGGCCCTTCGGCGCTGATCACCGCGTTAATGGCGGCAGGCATCTCAGCCGAACCGTTTCTCTTCATCGGCTTTCTTCCAGCCAGACAGAGCGCGCGGCGCAACCAACTGGAGGCGCTCCGGTCGTGGCCATACACGCTGATCTGTTATGAAGCGCCGCATCGCATTCGAGCTGCCCTCAAGGACATGCTGCTTGTCTGGGGAGATCGCCAGGTCGTACTCGCACGCGAACTGACGAAACTTCATGAGGAATTCCACCGCGGGCACTTGAGCGAATTAGCCGAGCAATTCCACCAACGCTCGATCAAAGGGGAAATCGTCTTGGTCGTTGCCGGCGCGACGACGGCAGAGGCGCCATCCCAGCGGCCAACGACGCATGTTCAATCGAGCATCTATCAGCGCGTCATGGAGCTGATGCAAGCCAATGCGCTGTCGCTCAACGCAGCGATCAAACAGGTTTCACAAGAGCGTCGGCTGAGCAAGAAGAGCGTTTACCACGCCTATATCCAACAACGGCCTCAAGAGCGCAATGATGGAGGATGA
- a CDS encoding energy transducer TonB → MALMKPSTAIIVALVMTTTVSSQSGIRQHRSARAYGVNCTLALYQYDEAASQPLESEFRLPHTFDSAEGETTFLKRNYRLEDLLVRHIRSVGLMPGERFRDAAQLGDTLLMIALQAVAVTDSLATLSIKITADQTNLLEKADLRLKNYETRAVRGGRARFGALVFVGPQGKEQATVDRTLLLTVTAVIVPEHQLQNRPTDVAFPTDEYGTRLELKDEDEFLPPVIIERVAPRGQIKRQRAASILVEALVTPTGKFTNIRVLRTFDSELNERAIEAVSQYKALPARLNGQPVYAVFREEVSFLPAPPTSVMPTQRP, encoded by the coding sequence ATGGCACTGATGAAACCATCAACGGCGATTATCGTGGCGTTGGTAATGACAACAACGGTCAGTTCGCAATCAGGCATTCGTCAACATAGAAGCGCACGCGCCTATGGTGTCAACTGCACGTTGGCGCTGTATCAATATGATGAAGCTGCCTCGCAGCCGCTGGAATCCGAATTCCGACTGCCGCACACGTTTGACAGCGCAGAAGGGGAGACGACCTTTTTGAAGCGAAACTACCGACTGGAGGACTTGCTCGTGCGGCACATTCGCTCGGTTGGGTTGATGCCTGGCGAGCGATTCCGCGACGCTGCCCAACTGGGTGACACTCTGCTGATGATCGCGCTTCAGGCTGTGGCAGTGACGGACTCGTTGGCTACGCTGAGCATTAAAATTACCGCCGATCAAACCAACTTGCTGGAGAAAGCCGACCTGCGACTGAAAAACTATGAAACCCGCGCTGTCAGAGGCGGTCGAGCGCGATTCGGCGCGCTCGTTTTTGTAGGACCCCAGGGAAAAGAACAGGCCACCGTGGATCGAACGCTGCTGCTCACTGTGACTGCCGTGATTGTGCCTGAGCATCAGTTGCAGAACCGCCCCACTGATGTGGCCTTCCCGACGGATGAATACGGCACCAGACTAGAACTGAAAGATGAAGACGAATTCCTGCCACCTGTCATCATTGAACGGGTTGCTCCACGCGGGCAGATTAAGCGCCAGCGAGCTGCTTCCATCCTGGTGGAAGCCTTGGTAACACCCACCGGCAAATTTACCAACATCCGCGTGCTGCGCACTTTTGATTCAGAGTTGAATGAGCGGGCCATCGAGGCAGTCAGCCAATACAAGGCGCTTCCTGCTCGTCTCAATGGCCAACCTGTCTACGCCGTTTTTCGAGAAGAAGTCAGCTTCCTGCCCGCTCCGCCAACGAGCGTCATGCCGACTCAACGCCCCTGA
- a CDS encoding prepilin-type N-terminal cleavage/methylation domain-containing protein — MTKRLGRNQAGFSLIELLIVILIIGILAAVILPRLGGAQKAANEAAAIQAIKNYIQGQLMFSASNRGYYGGPADLVQAGAISQGLAEQLGANGTPVSKSGYEGSASHSGDAQNGLGTKYAIELHPTTPGTSGDRYFGADTSGTIYEAMSPITQANGELSLPADARSIQ; from the coding sequence ATGACCAAACGTTTGGGAAGAAACCAAGCAGGTTTTTCTTTGATTGAGCTATTGATTGTGATATTGATCATCGGCATTCTGGCCGCGGTAATTTTGCCTCGGTTGGGCGGCGCGCAAAAGGCTGCCAACGAGGCTGCTGCCATCCAAGCGATCAAAAACTACATTCAAGGGCAGTTGATGTTTTCCGCTTCCAATCGAGGGTACTATGGCGGACCAGCCGACTTGGTGCAGGCCGGCGCCATTAGTCAAGGACTGGCTGAGCAGCTCGGCGCCAATGGGACGCCGGTTTCTAAGAGCGGCTATGAAGGCAGCGCGTCGCATAGCGGTGACGCGCAAAACGGTTTAGGCACCAAGTATGCCATCGAGCTGCATCCGACAACACCAGGGACATCGGGTGATCGTTACTTCGGCGCTGACACCAGCGGCACGATTTATGAGGCGATGTCGCCCATCACGCAGGCCAATGGCGAGCTATCACTGCCGGCTGATGCCAGGTCTATCCAATAA